The Cohnella abietis genome has a segment encoding these proteins:
- a CDS encoding extracellular solute-binding protein, translating to MIRNKVVLLLLSLIMIFVVAGCSGNNNKNNETAPTASTGTEGDKEQGTPEASQNKEPVKLSFYYSNVPLKTEGRQTDEVMQELEKRLGVEIDFVNQNADRFKLMMASRELPDIMVVFDQDYKQLIEGDLILPLDDLIQSKGKDISKNEEALDYYRKYVSSDTGKLFLLPMQVGATKEMVAKVPYADYGAGYLTRWDYYKELNFPEIKSSDDLLNVLKAMQQKHPTTANGKKVYGVSSFVDKAGWGLWPFYIQMSLSQGYMEGAGNYLIDAENNFYNFLANDKGAFWDSMKFFFKANQMGLLDPESFIQNLDQYQNKQTNLQVLSGIGAWWQAGANEALASIPDAGFVTIPVEDHYVYKTNVSVIGKAGRAFAIAKNSKNPEKAMEVLNYLYSNEGMNLLSRGIQGKQWDIVDNKAAFTESFLKARVNVEEAEKIGVTKYALINGLSDYTVNSDEGVAFDLNSEASIKSAEWKNYQLDFAKHYGGDYPGDAIEKMADQGKIKISLFDTSGGVAVGTPPDDIKRIDDSIKDYMWKAMPKVVLAKSEADYATEQANIIKELNKLGLDKSKEYWDKVWQQSIDRVKK from the coding sequence ATGATCAGAAACAAAGTAGTGCTGCTATTGTTATCCTTGATCATGATTTTCGTAGTTGCGGGGTGCAGCGGTAATAACAACAAAAATAATGAAACCGCTCCCACCGCTAGTACAGGAACAGAAGGGGATAAAGAGCAAGGGACACCTGAGGCCAGTCAGAACAAAGAACCAGTGAAGCTTTCTTTTTATTACAGTAATGTTCCTTTAAAAACTGAAGGGCGTCAGACAGATGAGGTCATGCAAGAGTTAGAGAAGAGACTAGGCGTAGAAATTGATTTTGTTAATCAGAATGCAGATAGATTTAAGCTAATGATGGCGAGTCGGGAGCTGCCGGACATTATGGTCGTATTCGATCAGGATTACAAGCAGCTAATTGAAGGCGATCTCATTCTCCCGCTCGATGATCTTATTCAGAGCAAAGGAAAAGATATTTCGAAGAATGAGGAAGCGCTAGATTATTATCGTAAATACGTAAGCTCAGATACTGGAAAGCTGTTTTTACTTCCAATGCAGGTTGGCGCTACGAAAGAGATGGTTGCCAAAGTACCTTATGCTGATTACGGTGCAGGCTATCTTACTAGATGGGATTACTATAAAGAATTAAACTTTCCCGAAATTAAAAGCTCCGATGATTTGCTGAATGTGCTGAAGGCTATGCAGCAGAAGCATCCGACTACGGCAAATGGCAAAAAAGTATACGGAGTATCTTCATTTGTCGATAAGGCGGGTTGGGGGCTGTGGCCGTTCTACATTCAAATGTCTCTCTCGCAAGGTTACATGGAAGGTGCGGGAAATTACTTAATTGATGCAGAAAACAATTTCTACAACTTCCTTGCCAATGATAAAGGGGCTTTCTGGGATAGTATGAAGTTTTTCTTCAAAGCCAACCAGATGGGACTGCTTGATCCGGAATCTTTCATTCAGAATCTGGATCAATATCAGAATAAGCAGACCAATCTTCAAGTGCTGTCTGGTATTGGGGCTTGGTGGCAGGCAGGAGCCAACGAAGCTCTTGCGAGCATTCCAGACGCCGGATTCGTCACAATTCCTGTGGAAGACCACTACGTTTATAAAACAAATGTATCGGTAATCGGGAAGGCAGGAAGAGCGTTTGCAATTGCTAAAAATTCCAAAAACCCTGAAAAAGCAATGGAAGTTCTGAATTACTTGTATAGCAATGAAGGAATGAACTTGTTATCCAGAGGCATTCAAGGAAAGCAATGGGACATCGTAGATAATAAAGCGGCATTTACCGAAAGTTTCCTTAAAGCTCGGGTAAATGTTGAGGAAGCGGAGAAGATTGGAGTCACGAAGTACGCGCTCATTAACGGATTGAGCGATTATACCGTAAATTCCGATGAAGGAGTAGCGTTTGATTTGAACTCGGAAGCTAGCATTAAAAGTGCGGAGTGGAAAAACTACCAGTTGGATTTTGCCAAGCATTACGGCGGCGATTATCCGGGAGATGCCATCGAGAAAATGGCGGATCAAGGAAAAATCAAAATATCGTTGTTTGACACGTCGGGGGGAGTCGCTGTAGGTACGCCACCGGATGATATTAAACGAATCGATGATTCTATTAAAGATTACATGTGGAAGGCGATGCCGAAGGTCGTTCTTGCTAAATCGGAAGCTGATTATGCAACAGAACAGGCCAATATCATAAAGGAGCTCAACAAGTTGGGGCTCGACAAGTCCAAGGAATATTGGGACAAAGTTTGGCAGCAATCCATTGACCGCGTAAAGAAATAA
- a CDS encoding DUF4838 domain-containing protein produces the protein MKMKKLSQKCAMFLLLISVLCSGFSSAYGAIAQSGTDVSDQVPTSSPILAASSDISGHWAEKQLLEWIDKGLVQGYSDGTLKPNNPITKGELIALTNRAMGFTEKAKISFTDLISSDPAYDDVAKAVKAGYVQGNADGTIGTKRQISRQEAAVMMIRLLKLDDTNGMATADAFRDADQIAKWAKSAVGTVAAENIMVGDSKRNFRPKASMTRAEAIVVLDRVIPLLGDHPEPTATPKPTATPGSTTTSGPAATPGPTTTPGSSPSPEPSPTPEPVPNLSIVNNGQAAAVIVVDDTSFATVASALASYVKQSSGANLPTLTTAKLSTSGNTYRNDTKIYIGRKAPGAESIIAAKLEGLNDDGYVIVPYQKTISIIGSTAWGTEIGVYDFLERYVGVRWVMPGPDGEDVPLLDDILVPAIPIREEPAAISRHFFGTEAWYTLQTTADWAKYNRMHDVIKFHHYLNVLFDPQVFANHPEYYPGGVIPTHPYAWQPCFNDDTAAAAVWRIKDFFHNFPNEKSFSLGINDSNNYCASDIARTNGKINSIGIPDLSDVYYSWVNQVVEEVLKDYPDKYFGLLAYWNVYDPPTNVKVNSHVIPYITDDRMSWIDPDMEAIGNNMTEQWLSKADNIGFYEYLFGTPYNLPRVYMHKMADNYKYAEEHGVVAHVAELFPNFGEGPKPWLSAKLQWNPNQDADLLLNEWYERTVGEDAAPYLQQYYELWEDFWTVRIFNTKWYLDWKNKVDRPNFLSLTDHRYLSAVTKEDLAESRRLMELVVAKAAVGKPKIRAEKLLRTFELYEASALSYPRGAVDAPTNDQGALVMVADLKMSFDMAIKRQQLTQQSQGDPILQLTDYSQYSGKWDGVQQGIISALTSYADTITDPDNEFLAAFQEALAYVDSNNRYSATAVKTTASKADIMAALDFSQGPWANAVPVTEFLNMKSTDAPPAETRMYLLWDDTNLYVGYENFDPDMSGAIVNDDAPNGWWRVADDSVETYVTGNVAGGYTGYFTNPKAVKFIYKSSPAGPVPGVDNNWEASANMGADRWNVIQVIPFSSIGVNPSVTKTLMGFFFRNYHGQAVFLGWGGGAPWTEKAFKSVHLVETNNLITNPSFEQSIAGQPWVASEWYSYYTDASTAMLRSSTYKRTGGYSLETSITNAHDSPFKVVSITPGKYKAVLNYFVPANSSASGSIQFQMTIRGAGEPLASSVSAARPVSWSPGRWVQFEHIFEVKPNYNGSLPDDLIFKINHSGFKADEKLYIDDVSLYKLD, from the coding sequence ATGAAGATGAAGAAGCTTAGTCAGAAATGTGCGATGTTTCTCTTGCTTATTAGTGTTTTATGTTCAGGATTCAGCAGTGCGTATGGGGCGATTGCCCAAAGCGGAACTGATGTTTCGGACCAAGTGCCCACATCATCTCCCATCCTCGCCGCCTCTTCGGATATAAGCGGTCATTGGGCGGAAAAGCAATTGCTTGAATGGATAGACAAGGGACTTGTTCAAGGCTATTCGGATGGGACGTTAAAACCGAATAATCCAATTACAAAAGGAGAATTGATAGCGCTTACGAACCGCGCAATGGGGTTCACGGAAAAAGCGAAGATCAGCTTCACCGATTTGATATCGTCTGACCCGGCTTATGATGATGTCGCCAAAGCGGTGAAAGCCGGGTATGTACAAGGGAATGCAGACGGCACAATCGGCACGAAACGTCAGATCAGCCGACAAGAAGCGGCGGTCATGATGATTCGTCTGTTAAAGCTCGATGATACGAACGGAATGGCTACGGCTGATGCTTTTCGGGATGCTGACCAAATTGCAAAATGGGCAAAATCTGCTGTTGGTACAGTTGCAGCTGAAAATATTATGGTCGGAGACAGCAAGCGGAATTTCCGGCCGAAGGCATCCATGACACGGGCCGAAGCGATCGTAGTGCTGGATCGCGTAATTCCCTTGCTTGGAGATCACCCTGAACCGACAGCAACGCCTAAACCGACAGCAACGCCAGGCTCTACGACAACATCAGGCCCTGCAGCAACGCCAGGCCCTACGACAACGCCTGGATCGTCGCCGTCGCCTGAACCGTCGCCAACTCCAGAGCCTGTACCGAATCTGAGTATTGTGAACAACGGCCAAGCTGCTGCAGTTATTGTTGTTGACGACACCAGCTTTGCCACTGTAGCCAGCGCGCTCGCTAGCTACGTGAAGCAATCTAGTGGCGCGAATTTGCCGACTCTGACTACGGCAAAATTATCTACTTCCGGCAATACGTACAGAAACGATACGAAAATTTATATCGGACGCAAAGCTCCAGGGGCTGAGTCGATCATCGCAGCGAAATTGGAGGGTTTAAACGACGATGGTTATGTAATCGTGCCCTATCAGAAAACGATTTCGATTATCGGCTCGACGGCTTGGGGAACCGAAATCGGGGTATACGATTTCTTGGAGCGCTATGTGGGCGTTCGTTGGGTGATGCCCGGACCGGATGGAGAAGATGTGCCGCTGCTGGACGATATTCTGGTTCCGGCTATCCCAATCAGGGAGGAACCTGCTGCAATCTCACGCCATTTCTTCGGAACGGAAGCCTGGTACACGCTACAAACGACCGCGGATTGGGCCAAGTATAATCGCATGCATGACGTGATCAAGTTCCATCATTACTTAAATGTGTTGTTCGATCCACAAGTATTCGCCAATCATCCTGAATATTATCCTGGCGGCGTTATCCCGACGCATCCGTATGCGTGGCAGCCGTGCTTTAACGACGATACAGCCGCTGCGGCGGTCTGGCGAATTAAAGATTTCTTCCATAACTTCCCGAATGAAAAGTCATTCTCGCTAGGGATTAACGACAGCAACAACTATTGTGCGTCTGACATCGCGCGTACGAATGGCAAAATCAATTCAATTGGTATCCCGGATTTGTCAGATGTGTACTATTCCTGGGTTAATCAAGTTGTAGAAGAGGTGTTGAAGGATTACCCTGACAAATATTTTGGCTTATTAGCTTATTGGAATGTGTATGATCCGCCAACGAACGTAAAGGTTAATTCCCATGTCATTCCTTATATTACGGATGATCGCATGTCTTGGATCGACCCGGATATGGAGGCAATCGGGAATAACATGACCGAACAGTGGCTGTCGAAAGCGGACAATATCGGCTTTTATGAATATTTATTTGGAACGCCATACAATTTGCCGCGCGTATATATGCACAAGATGGCGGACAACTACAAGTATGCCGAAGAACATGGCGTAGTCGCGCATGTAGCGGAGCTGTTCCCGAATTTCGGCGAAGGACCGAAGCCGTGGCTGTCGGCCAAGCTGCAATGGAACCCGAATCAGGATGCGGACTTGTTGCTCAATGAATGGTATGAGCGGACGGTTGGTGAGGACGCAGCGCCTTATTTGCAACAGTATTATGAGCTTTGGGAGGACTTCTGGACAGTAAGAATATTTAATACAAAATGGTATTTGGATTGGAAAAATAAAGTAGACCGACCGAACTTCCTCAGTCTGACGGATCACCGTTACTTATCTGCTGTTACAAAAGAAGATTTGGCGGAAAGCCGTCGTTTGATGGAGTTAGTAGTAGCCAAAGCGGCGGTCGGCAAGCCGAAAATTCGCGCCGAGAAGCTTCTGCGTACATTCGAATTGTACGAAGCATCCGCACTGAGCTATCCACGGGGAGCTGTCGATGCACCGACGAATGATCAGGGTGCGCTGGTTATGGTCGCAGACCTGAAGATGAGCTTCGATATGGCAATTAAACGTCAGCAGCTTACGCAACAGTCTCAAGGGGATCCCATTCTTCAATTAACAGACTACTCGCAATATAGCGGTAAGTGGGATGGCGTTCAGCAAGGGATAATATCCGCGCTGACAAGCTATGCGGACACCATTACAGATCCCGACAACGAATTCCTTGCGGCATTCCAAGAAGCGCTGGCCTATGTCGATAGCAATAATCGCTATTCGGCGACTGCGGTCAAAACAACTGCCAGCAAGGCGGACATAATGGCGGCGCTCGACTTTAGCCAGGGACCTTGGGCTAACGCTGTACCGGTCACAGAGTTTTTAAATATGAAATCCACGGATGCGCCACCAGCAGAGACGAGAATGTACTTGCTGTGGGACGACACCAATCTCTATGTCGGTTATGAAAATTTCGATCCCGACATGTCTGGCGCTATTGTGAATGACGACGCGCCAAATGGATGGTGGCGAGTGGCTGATGATTCGGTTGAAACGTATGTGACAGGCAATGTGGCCGGGGGGTATACCGGTTACTTCACCAACCCTAAGGCCGTCAAATTTATTTACAAATCAAGCCCGGCAGGTCCGGTTCCGGGCGTGGACAACAATTGGGAAGCAAGCGCGAATATGGGGGCTGATCGCTGGAATGTCATTCAAGTGATTCCATTCTCCAGCATTGGCGTCAATCCGAGCGTAACAAAGACCTTAATGGGATTTTTCTTCCGGAATTATCATGGTCAAGCGGTGTTCCTCGGCTGGGGAGGCGGCGCTCCATGGACGGAAAAAGCATTCAAATCCGTTCATCTGGTCGAGACGAATAACCTGATAACGAATCCGTCATTCGAACAATCGATAGCCGGTCAACCATGGGTTGCTTCCGAATGGTATTCCTACTACACGGATGCCAGCACGGCAATGCTGCGTTCGAGCACTTACAAACGCACGGGCGGCTACAGTCTGGAGACTAGCATAACGAATGCTCACGACAGTCCGTTCAAGGTAGTTTCTATTACACCTGGAAAATACAAAGCTGTGCTGAATTATTTCGTGCCGGCCAATTCAAGCGCTTCCGGCAGCATTCAGTTCCAGATGACGATTAGGGGAGCGGGCGAGCCGCTGGCCAGCAGTGTATCTGCAGCGAGACCGGTTTCCTGGTCACCTGGCAGGTGGGTGCAATTTGAGCACATATTCGAGGTTAAACCGAATTACAATGGGAGCTTGCCTGACGACCTGATTTTCAAAATCAATCACTCCGGATTTAAGGCAGACGAGAAGCTATATATCGATGACGTTTCCTTATATAAGCTCGATTAA
- a CDS encoding alpha-amylase family protein: MRLIKRAVHLDFHTLPNIPDFGDNFDAKHFARTLKDAKVDFVNVFAKCNIGFAYYPTKIGLPHPHMKFDMLGQMVEECHKLDIRVIAYFNVGLDHEMARKHREWCLVNKEGQIIEGDRTANFFRLMCLNSGYRDYLLSMIKEVVDLYPVDGIFLDCILINPCYGNECNESMHERGMDPLNDQDAASFMKQTAIDFFWDVKRAIGDDILFFPNGLGHINCDGLGSHIEIECLPGAWSYDYFAAQAAYARNLGKQVVYMTGRFHASWGDFGGLKSKASLEYDCWDAISNGITTSVGDHMHPRDGLESDVYRLVGEVYTDIEKYEPWTDYARAVAEIAIIMPEGCDMGANNVAFPQGQAILNAAARILGELKYTFDIMDERADITKYKVIILPDVIPVTELLRKKLEAHQAKGGGIISTGSSGLNPEKTAFAMDSWNMSYDGPDPWNASYFKMVEAGDRKLLPDRLCAIYNQGIQMSGKPGSRTIADYYQPYFNRKWDGFHGTFYTPPEKYAGWPAVLRSGDLFQVCFQLFTGYGEYAMPEHKYLLKYCLEQLLTNPIVKYENIPSTARVSVTSKEQMEMIHVKVTYPELRNKYNVIEEHSVLHGGVVSIRGDSAKEVYIAPTREPLAYDISDGYIRISLPEVVGYMMVVVEHE, from the coding sequence ATGAGATTGATTAAACGGGCTGTTCATTTGGATTTTCACACCTTGCCCAACATACCGGATTTTGGCGATAATTTTGACGCGAAGCATTTTGCGAGAACGCTTAAGGACGCTAAGGTAGACTTTGTTAATGTGTTTGCGAAGTGTAACATCGGATTTGCTTATTACCCAACGAAGATCGGACTGCCTCATCCTCATATGAAATTCGATATGCTTGGGCAAATGGTGGAAGAGTGCCACAAGCTAGACATTCGGGTCATCGCTTATTTTAATGTGGGATTGGATCATGAGATGGCCCGAAAGCACAGGGAATGGTGTCTTGTGAATAAAGAGGGGCAAATTATCGAGGGCGATCGGACGGCAAACTTTTTCCGGCTGATGTGTTTAAACTCGGGGTACCGCGATTATTTGCTAAGCATGATTAAAGAGGTTGTTGACTTGTATCCCGTGGATGGTATTTTTCTGGATTGCATCTTGATTAATCCGTGTTATGGGAATGAGTGCAATGAGAGCATGCATGAACGGGGAATGGATCCATTAAACGATCAGGATGCTGCTTCATTTATGAAGCAAACGGCAATCGACTTTTTCTGGGACGTGAAAAGAGCGATCGGGGACGATATATTGTTCTTCCCGAACGGATTGGGTCACATCAACTGCGACGGGTTAGGTTCACATATTGAAATCGAGTGTTTGCCAGGTGCGTGGAGCTATGATTATTTTGCCGCTCAAGCTGCTTATGCGCGTAACCTTGGTAAGCAAGTTGTATATATGACAGGGCGGTTTCATGCTAGCTGGGGAGATTTCGGCGGGTTAAAAAGCAAAGCCTCGCTCGAGTATGACTGTTGGGATGCGATCAGCAACGGTATAACGACATCGGTTGGAGATCATATGCATCCCCGCGACGGATTAGAGTCGGATGTGTACCGGCTAGTTGGAGAAGTTTATACCGATATCGAGAAATACGAGCCCTGGACGGATTATGCCCGCGCAGTGGCGGAGATCGCCATTATTATGCCGGAAGGCTGCGATATGGGAGCCAATAATGTGGCTTTCCCCCAAGGTCAGGCGATCTTGAATGCGGCCGCGAGAATACTGGGAGAGCTGAAATACACGTTCGACATCATGGACGAGAGGGCGGATATAACGAAATACAAGGTTATTATTCTTCCAGACGTAATTCCGGTCACCGAGCTGCTTCGGAAAAAGCTTGAAGCGCATCAGGCCAAAGGAGGCGGAATTATCAGCACCGGCAGCTCCGGTCTGAATCCGGAGAAGACGGCGTTCGCCATGGACAGCTGGAACATGAGCTATGACGGTCCCGACCCATGGAATGCATCATACTTCAAAATGGTTGAAGCCGGCGATAGGAAGCTCCTTCCGGATCGCTTGTGCGCGATTTACAACCAGGGGATTCAGATGAGTGGTAAGCCGGGATCGCGGACAATCGCAGACTACTATCAGCCTTATTTCAATCGCAAGTGGGACGGATTTCATGGCACTTTCTATACGCCGCCGGAAAAATATGCGGGGTGGCCGGCAGTATTGCGCTCCGGGGACCTATTCCAAGTCTGCTTCCAATTGTTCACAGGATATGGCGAATATGCGATGCCGGAGCACAAATATTTGCTGAAATATTGTCTGGAGCAGCTGCTGACCAATCCAATCGTTAAGTACGAGAATATTCCTTCTACAGCGCGGGTATCAGTAACGTCCAAAGAACAAATGGAAATGATTCACGTTAAAGTGACCTATCCCGAATTGCGAAATAAATATAACGTAATCGAGGAGCATTCCGTACTGCACGGCGGAGTGGTCAGTATTAGAGGAGACAGTGCTAAGGAAGTGTATATCGCGCCGACTAGGGAGCCTCTCGCTTATGACATCTCCGACGGTTACATTCGTATTTCTTTGCCAGAAGTCGTCGGATACATGATGGTGGTCGTGGAGCACGAATAG
- a CDS encoding ABC transporter permease translates to MMVVPLLLLVIVFNYVPLFGWVYAFFKYKPGIPLSETPFAGLEYFRLLFGANSDIGNVLKNTLVMSFLNILTSPIPIVFAILLSELRGQKLKKFIQTITTVPYFISWIIVFSLVFSIFSFEGIFNTLLMQFGLIKDPINVLGNPSTAWYVQTAIVIWKSTGWSAIIYFAAIAGLDSQLFDAAKIDGAGRFRCIWHVTLPGLMPTFIVLLLLNVSNMLSNGFDQFFVFYNPMVADKLEVLDYYIYRVAFHGNDYPFATAVGMWKTLISIVLLFTVNKLAKKIRGQSII, encoded by the coding sequence ATGATGGTAGTGCCTCTGCTCTTACTCGTCATTGTGTTTAATTATGTACCCTTATTCGGATGGGTTTATGCTTTCTTCAAGTATAAACCAGGCATTCCGCTATCAGAAACACCTTTTGCTGGACTGGAGTACTTCAGATTACTATTTGGAGCAAATAGCGACATTGGGAATGTTCTGAAAAATACTCTTGTAATGAGTTTTTTGAATATTCTGACATCACCAATACCGATTGTTTTTGCAATACTCCTTTCAGAGCTTCGCGGTCAAAAGCTAAAAAAGTTTATTCAAACGATAACGACAGTGCCGTATTTTATTAGTTGGATTATTGTATTCTCGCTTGTATTTTCCATCTTCTCGTTCGAGGGAATATTCAATACGCTGCTCATGCAATTCGGATTAATTAAAGATCCTATTAATGTGCTAGGCAATCCTAGTACGGCTTGGTACGTGCAGACGGCCATCGTCATTTGGAAAAGTACAGGCTGGTCTGCCATCATCTATTTTGCAGCAATTGCAGGCTTGGATTCACAGCTTTTCGATGCTGCAAAAATCGACGGGGCTGGAAGGTTCAGATGTATATGGCACGTTACATTGCCGGGGTTGATGCCGACGTTTATCGTACTTCTTCTATTAAATGTAAGCAATATGTTAAGCAATGGCTTTGACCAGTTTTTCGTATTTTATAACCCGATGGTTGCAGACAAGCTGGAAGTGCTTGATTATTACATCTACCGCGTCGCCTTCCATGGAAACGACTATCCGTTCGCTACAGCTGTTGGTATGTGGAAAACGTTAATCAGCATCGTTCTCTTGTTTACCGTAAATAAATTGGCCAAGAAGATCCGCGGCCAATCGATCATTTAA
- a CDS encoding carbohydrate ABC transporter permease yields the protein MINKRTNLMETLFHSCNLIFFLLIAFACTYPFYYILIYTISDPVKAAGGLLLLPKGLNFVNYEKLLQMNTLYSTVLISVLRTVIGTLITVACCTFFSYIVTKPELYFRKFIYRFVVITLYFNAGLIPWYLTMRYLHLDNNFLLYVLPSAISGFYIVLIKTYIEQLPAALEESAMIDGAGYWTVFQNIIVPLSMPIIATIAVFAAVGQWNAWQDNYFLVTKQSLQTLQVMLYNYLNSAAAMANVNPSDFLDKNVSHRLTPESIKMTMTMIVTLPILFVYPFMQRYFVKGIMLGAVKG from the coding sequence TTGATTAATAAACGCACAAACCTAATGGAAACCTTGTTTCATAGCTGCAATCTCATTTTCTTTTTGCTCATCGCATTCGCTTGTACGTATCCTTTTTATTACATTCTGATTTATACGATAAGCGATCCTGTGAAAGCTGCTGGAGGATTGTTGTTATTGCCCAAAGGGCTCAACTTCGTCAACTATGAGAAGCTACTACAAATGAATACCTTGTATTCGACGGTGCTTATCTCTGTACTCCGCACAGTCATTGGAACTCTTATTACAGTAGCTTGCTGTACCTTCTTCTCTTATATCGTAACGAAACCGGAATTATACTTTCGCAAATTTATCTACCGATTTGTCGTCATTACGCTTTATTTCAATGCAGGACTCATTCCATGGTACTTGACGATGAGGTATCTGCATCTCGACAACAATTTCTTGCTGTATGTTCTGCCTTCGGCGATCAGCGGCTTCTACATTGTGCTAATCAAAACCTATATCGAGCAGCTGCCGGCTGCCTTGGAAGAGTCGGCTATGATTGACGGTGCGGGATATTGGACGGTTTTCCAAAATATTATCGTACCGTTGTCGATGCCGATTATCGCGACAATTGCAGTATTTGCCGCTGTTGGTCAGTGGAACGCATGGCAAGACAATTACTTTCTCGTCACGAAGCAGAGTCTGCAGACACTCCAGGTTATGCTTTACAATTATTTGAATTCCGCAGCCGCTATGGCGAATGTGAATCCTTCCGATTTTCTAGATAAGAATGTAAGTCATAGGCTTACACCTGAATCTATTAAAATGACGATGACGATGATTGTAACCTTGCCTATCCTATTTGTTTACCCGTTTATGCAGCGCTATTTTGTCAAAGGAATTATGCTAGGGGCAGTTAAGGGCTAG